One Candidatus Binatia bacterium DNA window includes the following coding sequences:
- a CDS encoding lipid-A-disaccharide synthase, with protein sequence MHGDGLTGDVLVVAGESSGDLHAGALVRELRRLAPGLRVVAMGGPRLREAGAEILLEMAEVQTMGTTEALRALGRLRNAYRFLRGFLESRRPRLVILVDFPEFNLRLAARAKRAGVHVFYFVGPQVWAWRRGRVRKVVRYVDRLAVVFPFEPSFYNGRREIATFVGHPLLDLARPTRPPDATRRLYGLSPGKPLLAILPGSREGEIRAHLPPMLEAARRLSAGGWEAVVAFAPWVGRERAVRWSGGCAAACGDTFDVLCAAQGALVASGTATLEAALARVPAVVVYRANLLTYALGRLLVRVPYLAMPNLLLGRELYPELLQSRVTAENMIRALEDVVARRAELEGGFDEVRGRLGRPGAARRAAELALDLLRRGGTA encoded by the coding sequence ATGCATGGAGACGGCTTGACCGGCGACGTTCTCGTGGTGGCCGGGGAAAGCTCGGGAGACCTGCACGCCGGGGCGCTCGTCCGCGAGCTGCGTCGTCTGGCGCCCGGGCTCCGGGTGGTCGCCATGGGCGGTCCCCGCTTGCGGGAGGCGGGTGCGGAGATTCTGCTCGAGATGGCCGAAGTCCAGACGATGGGGACGACCGAGGCGCTGCGCGCCCTGGGGAGGCTCCGCAACGCGTATCGGTTTCTCCGCGGGTTCCTCGAGTCGAGACGCCCGCGCCTCGTGATTCTCGTCGACTTCCCCGAGTTCAACCTGCGACTGGCCGCCCGGGCGAAACGGGCCGGGGTGCACGTTTTCTACTTCGTGGGGCCGCAGGTCTGGGCCTGGCGCCGCGGGCGTGTGCGCAAGGTGGTGCGGTACGTGGACAGGCTCGCCGTCGTCTTCCCGTTCGAGCCCTCGTTCTACAACGGGCGGAGGGAGATCGCGACCTTCGTGGGCCATCCCTTGCTCGACCTGGCGAGGCCGACCCGTCCTCCCGACGCGACGCGGCGACTCTACGGGCTTTCCCCGGGAAAACCGCTGCTCGCGATCCTTCCCGGGAGCCGGGAAGGGGAGATCCGCGCCCACCTCCCGCCGATGCTCGAAGCGGCGCGAAGGCTCTCCGCGGGCGGGTGGGAGGCCGTGGTGGCGTTCGCGCCCTGGGTGGGCCGCGAGCGCGCGGTGCGGTGGAGCGGCGGTTGCGCCGCGGCTTGCGGCGACACGTTCGACGTCCTCTGTGCGGCGCAGGGAGCGCTCGTGGCTTCGGGGACGGCCACCCTGGAAGCGGCGCTCGCGAGGGTGCCCGCGGTCGTCGTCTACCGCGCGAACCTGCTCACCTACGCCCTCGGCCGATTGCTCGTCCGGGTTCCCTATCTCGCGATGCCGAATCTTCTGCTCGGCCGAGAGCTCTACCCCGAACTCCTGCAGTCCCGGGTCACGGCCGAGAACATGATCCGGGCGCTCGAGGACGTCGTGGCCCGCAGGGCCGAGCTCGAGGGGGGCTTCGACGAGGTGCGGGGGCGGCTCGGGCGGCCGGGTGCCGCAAGGCGCGCCGCGGAGCTCGCCCTCGATCTTCTGCGTCGTGGAGGGACGGCGTGA
- a CDS encoding ABC transporter ATP-binding protein has product MSTTRRVYPRMLRFLRPYFWPHFAGAMACMVLFSGTNGVMPFLVRSVFDEVFAARDPRALLWVPLAIVGTFAVRALLGFGAVFLTEYVGHRVVADLRRAVHDHLQALPVEFFRRTPTGTILSRVTGDVQLVRSAVTEAFAALLKDTTSLAVLVGVAFFLDPLLATVALVVFPISVGPVVRLSRKVRGATTLGQETMAQMNVLLQETSQGNRVVKAFGMENYERERFGRENERLFSLSLKASRIKAATNPIMEMLAALGMAGVVLYGGWGVLGGGRTQGEFMAFLTALLLVYEPFKGLARANNVVQQGVGAASRVFEILDAVPEAVQKGGHVPFPGLREEIRFEGVVFRYDRDPVLRGLSLSIRKGEVVALVGPSGAGKSTIVDLLARFYDVEEGRILVDGRDIREFEVSSLRRHIGLVTQQTFLFNDTIRANIAYGAPSRPFEDVVEAAKAAYAHDFIVRLPEGYDTVVGELGLSLSGGERQRIAIARALLKDPSILLLDEATSALDRESELLVQAALERLMEGRTTVVVAHRLSTIRRADRIVVVRDGRVAEEGKHEELLERNAEYRRLYDLQFVDVPAPEKTLH; this is encoded by the coding sequence GTGAGCACCACGAGACGGGTCTACCCGAGGATGCTCCGTTTTTTGCGCCCGTACTTCTGGCCCCACTTCGCGGGCGCGATGGCCTGTATGGTGCTCTTCAGCGGCACGAACGGCGTCATGCCGTTCTTGGTCCGCAGCGTGTTCGACGAGGTGTTCGCCGCCCGCGACCCTCGCGCGCTCCTCTGGGTGCCGCTGGCGATCGTCGGGACCTTCGCCGTCCGGGCGCTTCTCGGGTTCGGCGCCGTGTTCCTGACCGAGTACGTGGGGCACCGGGTCGTCGCCGACCTCCGGAGAGCCGTCCACGACCACTTGCAGGCCCTGCCGGTCGAGTTTTTCCGCCGGACTCCCACGGGGACGATCCTCTCCCGGGTCACGGGCGACGTGCAGCTCGTGCGCTCGGCCGTGACCGAAGCCTTCGCCGCGCTGCTCAAGGACACGACCTCGCTGGCCGTTCTGGTCGGCGTCGCCTTCTTTCTCGACCCGCTTCTGGCCACCGTGGCTCTGGTCGTCTTTCCGATCTCGGTCGGCCCCGTGGTCCGGCTCTCCCGCAAGGTGCGCGGCGCCACGACACTCGGGCAGGAGACGATGGCGCAGATGAACGTGCTCCTGCAGGAGACCTCGCAGGGGAACCGGGTCGTCAAGGCGTTCGGGATGGAGAACTACGAGCGCGAGCGTTTCGGACGCGAGAACGAGCGGCTGTTTTCGCTTTCGCTCAAGGCTTCCCGCATCAAGGCGGCCACGAACCCGATCATGGAAATGCTCGCGGCCCTCGGGATGGCCGGCGTCGTGCTGTACGGCGGTTGGGGCGTGCTCGGCGGCGGAAGGACGCAGGGCGAGTTCATGGCCTTTCTGACCGCGCTGCTTCTCGTCTACGAACCCTTCAAGGGCCTCGCCCGCGCCAACAACGTGGTGCAGCAGGGAGTCGGGGCGGCGAGCCGCGTCTTCGAGATCCTCGACGCCGTCCCCGAAGCGGTGCAGAAAGGGGGACACGTCCCCTTCCCGGGGCTCCGGGAGGAAATCCGCTTCGAGGGCGTGGTCTTCCGCTACGACCGGGACCCGGTGCTGCGGGGGCTTTCCCTTTCGATCCGCAAGGGCGAGGTGGTGGCGCTCGTGGGGCCGAGCGGAGCGGGCAAGAGCACGATCGTCGACCTCCTGGCTCGTTTCTACGACGTCGAGGAGGGCAGGATCCTCGTGGACGGCCGGGACATCCGCGAATTCGAGGTCTCGAGTCTCCGCCGCCACATCGGGCTCGTCACCCAGCAGACGTTTCTCTTCAACGATACGATCCGCGCGAACATCGCGTACGGTGCTCCTTCCCGGCCGTTCGAGGACGTCGTCGAGGCCGCCAAGGCAGCCTACGCTCACGACTTCATCGTCCGCCTTCCCGAGGGGTACGACACGGTCGTGGGGGAGCTCGGGCTCTCGCTCTCGGGTGGCGAGCGGCAACGCATCGCGATCGCGAGGGCCCTGCTGAAGGACCCTTCCATTCTGCTGCTGGACGAAGCCACCTCCGCCCTCGACCGGGAGTCGGAGCTCCTGGTGCAGGCCGCCCTCGAGCGCCTGATGGAAGGGCGCACCACGGTGGTGGTCGCGCACCGTCTCTCCACGATCCGGCGCGCCGACCGCATCGTGGTCGTGCGGGACGGGAGGGTGGCGGAGGAGGGAAAACACGAAGAACTGCTCGAGCGCAACGCCGAGTATCGTCGGCTGTACGATTTGCAGTTCGTGGATGTTCCGGCGCCGGAAAAGACCCTCCACTGA
- the waaA gene encoding 3-deoxy-D-manno-octulosonic acid transferase, producing MGASSEWKARFLSGLYTAALGAAGTLAAPWLPLVSRTRKGRSWWLRFGQLPEELRRRRVPGLLWIHAASVGEVRSAARLVELWRERRGFSSVVVSATSEAGVETARRELGVGAFYLPFDLPWTWKKCFEVLEPVALAILETEIWPNLLRAAAERGVPVVWVGARLRDERPYRLFRPLLASRFACVRFVLARAPEDARRFARLGVAADRIRVGGDLKLSRLFSEKAFPPPFDARNRPLLVGASTHAPEEAVLLEAARTVRRRFPRALLLLAPRRPERFGEVARLLDAAPVPWCLRSRMGGCPPEEAEVVLWDSVGDLARVFPMASASFVGGTLAPLGGHNLLEPVLGGSPVCFGPATWNVREFESLLLRTGAGRRVENARELGRAWLEMLESSGAWRERVRSAAEEVRSGPDPARLAFDVLLRVAEEGTA from the coding sequence TTGGGCGCGAGCTCTGAGTGGAAAGCGCGCTTTCTTTCGGGTCTCTACACGGCGGCGCTGGGCGCGGCGGGTACGCTGGCCGCTCCGTGGCTCCCGCTCGTTTCCCGGACCCGGAAGGGCCGAAGCTGGTGGCTTCGCTTCGGACAACTCCCCGAGGAGCTCCGCCGCCGGAGGGTACCCGGGCTTCTCTGGATCCACGCCGCCTCGGTAGGCGAGGTGCGTTCGGCTGCGCGTCTGGTCGAGCTCTGGCGGGAGCGACGGGGGTTTTCTTCGGTCGTCGTGAGCGCGACGAGCGAAGCCGGAGTGGAAACGGCCCGCCGCGAGCTCGGAGTGGGGGCGTTCTATCTCCCGTTCGACCTCCCCTGGACCTGGAAAAAATGCTTCGAGGTCCTCGAGCCCGTGGCGCTCGCGATCCTCGAGACGGAAATCTGGCCCAACCTTCTCCGGGCGGCCGCGGAGCGAGGGGTGCCGGTCGTCTGGGTGGGAGCGCGGCTGCGCGACGAAAGGCCGTACCGCCTTTTCCGCCCGCTCCTCGCCTCTCGCTTTGCGTGCGTGCGCTTCGTGCTGGCCCGCGCCCCCGAGGACGCCCGGCGTTTCGCGCGCCTCGGCGTGGCGGCCGACCGAATCCGAGTCGGCGGGGATCTCAAGCTCTCGCGGCTGTTTTCCGAGAAGGCCTTCCCGCCCCCCTTCGACGCCCGAAATCGGCCTCTTCTGGTCGGCGCGAGCACCCACGCCCCGGAAGAGGCCGTTCTCCTCGAGGCTGCACGGACGGTCCGCCGTCGCTTTCCCCGTGCTCTTCTCCTTCTCGCTCCGAGGCGTCCCGAGCGCTTCGGAGAAGTGGCGAGACTCCTCGACGCCGCTCCGGTTCCGTGGTGTCTTCGCTCCCGCATGGGCGGGTGTCCGCCGGAGGAAGCGGAGGTCGTGCTCTGGGATTCGGTCGGAGATCTCGCGAGGGTGTTTCCGATGGCTTCGGCGTCCTTCGTCGGTGGTACGCTGGCTCCGCTGGGGGGGCACAACCTGCTCGAGCCGGTTCTCGGCGGCTCTCCGGTGTGTTTCGGCCCTGCGACCTGGAACGTGCGCGAATTCGAGAGTCTTCTTCTTCGCACGGGTGCCGGCCGCCGGGTGGAGAACGCGAGAGAACTCGGCCGGGCGTGGCTCGAGATGCTGGAAAGTTCCGGAGCATGGAGGGAACGCGTGCGCAGCGCCGCCGAGGAAGTTCGTTCGGGCCCCGACCCGGCTCGGCTGGCCTTCGACGTTCTCCTGCGCGTGGCGGAGGAGGGCACGGCGTGA
- the lpxK gene encoding tetraacyldisaccharide 4'-kinase, giving the protein MTARVRRWVEGSLWPRRGFSGYAGAVLLWPLSAVWGTLVVARRAAYRLGVLPSREAGIPVVSVGNLRVGGSGKTPFALWLARRLEHAGLPAAIVLRGYKGRFSGPLVCGRAREAFFSAEEVGDEAVLLSKQFDGLVVVSRRRLDGVELARREGARVAVLDDGFQHLALRRACDLVLVGRGERGVLPAGPLREPRWVARRADALVVVRREGEPDPEPPPRARVPVFEASLEVRSLVESVSGRWVERPAGLLAGRSVATVGAVARPESLRAALLRWEVRVVEALEWEDHHAYTEADWREILYRSRAAELIVTTEKDLAKLEAFPFPRRKLYALRVHVHVPRERELLECVFRRIGQEEGRTWRSTPSCSKS; this is encoded by the coding sequence GTGACCGCACGGGTGCGCCGCTGGGTCGAAGGCTCGCTCTGGCCCCGGCGGGGATTTTCCGGGTACGCCGGGGCCGTGCTCCTCTGGCCACTCTCGGCGGTCTGGGGGACGCTCGTCGTCGCGCGTCGAGCCGCCTACCGGCTCGGGGTCCTTCCGAGCCGCGAAGCGGGCATACCCGTCGTGAGCGTGGGAAACCTGCGTGTGGGAGGGTCGGGAAAAACCCCTTTCGCACTCTGGCTCGCGCGCAGGCTCGAGCACGCCGGGCTTCCGGCGGCGATCGTCCTCCGGGGTTACAAGGGGCGGTTTTCGGGACCTCTGGTTTGCGGTCGGGCGCGGGAGGCGTTTTTTTCGGCGGAGGAAGTCGGCGACGAGGCCGTGCTCCTCTCCAAGCAGTTCGACGGCCTCGTCGTCGTCTCGAGGCGGCGGCTCGACGGGGTGGAACTGGCACGACGGGAGGGTGCCCGCGTGGCGGTTCTCGACGACGGCTTCCAGCATCTCGCCCTCCGACGGGCCTGCGACCTCGTCCTCGTCGGTCGCGGGGAACGAGGAGTCCTGCCGGCGGGCCCCCTCCGCGAACCGCGCTGGGTGGCGCGCCGGGCCGATGCGCTGGTGGTGGTTCGGCGCGAGGGAGAACCGGACCCCGAGCCGCCGCCGAGGGCCCGAGTCCCCGTGTTCGAAGCGAGCCTCGAGGTGCGCTCGCTCGTGGAGTCCGTCTCCGGGCGTTGGGTCGAACGGCCGGCGGGCTTGCTCGCGGGCCGGAGCGTCGCCACGGTGGGTGCCGTGGCGCGACCGGAGTCGCTCCGCGCCGCTCTCCTGCGGTGGGAGGTGCGCGTCGTCGAGGCACTGGAATGGGAAGACCACCACGCGTACACGGAGGCCGACTGGAGGGAGATTCTCTACCGCTCCCGTGCCGCCGAGTTGATCGTGACGACGGAAAAGGACCTGGCGAAACTCGAGGCGTTTCCGTTTCCGCGCCGGAAGCTCTACGCTCTCCGCGTGCACGTGCACGTACCCAGGGAACGAGAACTACTCGAGTGCGTCTTCCGACGTATCGGTCAGGAGGAGGGAAGAACATGGCGATCCACCCCGAGCTGCTCGAAATCCTAG
- a CDS encoding glycosyl transferase, whose product MHVVHVTPGWKLPVRGYGGSERVVFWLAKAQARAGLRVSILAAPGSHCPGVRVVPVRGARDLAGRLPPDADVFHLHGVGEVRSAVPFLVTVQGNSPEELAYRPEKVYVSRDHARRAGAVAFVYNGVDPEEYVYCEKKGDYFLFLARASRPVKGLDTALRLARRAGIRLVVAGGTRWALRRTGGWLDSLRARVHFCGTVDGLRKARLLAEARALLFPIRWPEPFGIVVAEALVSGTPVVTVPLGAMPEIVAPDVGFLCESEDEMLEAIRRVDEVSPAACRRRALSLFTSELSAEKYRRYYERLLATGTLDGAEGS is encoded by the coding sequence ATGCACGTGGTTCACGTGACGCCGGGATGGAAGCTCCCGGTACGGGGTTACGGCGGGAGCGAAAGGGTCGTTTTCTGGCTCGCGAAAGCCCAGGCACGGGCCGGTTTGCGCGTCTCCATCCTGGCAGCGCCCGGCTCGCACTGCCCGGGAGTCCGGGTCGTCCCGGTCCGTGGGGCTCGGGACCTTGCGGGCCGCCTGCCTCCGGACGCCGATGTCTTCCATCTCCACGGAGTCGGGGAGGTCCGCTCGGCGGTACCGTTCCTCGTGACCGTGCAGGGCAACTCTCCCGAGGAGCTGGCCTACCGGCCCGAGAAGGTCTACGTGAGCCGGGATCACGCGCGGCGGGCGGGAGCCGTGGCGTTCGTCTACAACGGGGTCGACCCGGAAGAGTACGTCTACTGCGAGAAAAAAGGCGACTATTTTCTCTTCCTGGCCCGTGCGAGCCGCCCCGTGAAAGGTCTCGACACGGCGCTGCGTCTCGCGCGCCGGGCGGGGATTCGTCTCGTGGTGGCGGGGGGGACGCGCTGGGCTCTCCGGCGCACGGGCGGCTGGCTCGACAGCTTGCGCGCCCGGGTCCATTTCTGCGGCACGGTCGACGGCCTCCGGAAGGCGCGGCTTCTGGCCGAGGCGCGCGCTCTCCTTTTCCCCATCCGGTGGCCCGAGCCCTTCGGAATCGTGGTGGCCGAAGCGCTCGTGAGCGGCACGCCGGTCGTCACGGTGCCGCTCGGCGCCATGCCCGAGATCGTCGCGCCGGACGTCGGCTTTCTCTGCGAGTCCGAAGACGAGATGCTCGAAGCGATCCGGCGCGTCGACGAGGTTTCCCCCGCTGCCTGCCGCCGCCGAGCGCTCTCGCTTTTCACGTCGGAGCTGTCCGCGGAAAAGTACCGGCGTTACTACGAACGCCTGCTGGCGACCGGGACACTCGATGGGGCGGAAGGTTCCTGA